In the Vidua chalybeata isolate OUT-0048 unplaced genomic scaffold, bVidCha1 merged haplotype scaffold_217_ctg1, whole genome shotgun sequence genome, one interval contains:
- the LOC128783349 gene encoding nucleolar pre-ribosomal-associated protein 1-like isoform X2 — protein MGWFPGVLILTSPKPQASLPGPLPLPYLLDAVQNGIRQPSLRFAFSLTLCAARVAQQILKPEEHVYIRVKRFLLSHRYLDLRKVPGFLQLFYSFDFERTRSCAVYAL, from the exons ATGGGCTG gtttcCGGGTGTTTTGATCCTGACGTCGCCAAAGCCTCAG gcttctctccctgggccctTGCCGTTGCCGTATCTCTTGGATGCCGTGCAGAACGGAATCAGGCAGCCAAGCCTCAGGTTCGccttctccctcaccctctgcgctgctcgtgtggcacagcagatcctgaagcCAG aggagCACGTGTACATAAGGGTAAAGAGATTCCTTCTGTCACACCGGTATTTGGACCTGAGGAAGGTAccaggttttctccagcttttctacagttttgattttgag CGCACAAGGAGTTGTGCTGTGTATGCTCTgtga
- the LOC128783349 gene encoding nucleolar pre-ribosomal-associated protein 1-like isoform X1: protein MGWFPGVLILTSPKPQASLPGPLPLPYLLDAVQNGIRQPSLRFAFSLTLCAARVAQQILKPEEHVYIRVKRFLLSHRYLDLRKVPGFLQLFYSFDFEYKTARVDPQISWGRAA, encoded by the exons ATGGGCTG gtttcCGGGTGTTTTGATCCTGACGTCGCCAAAGCCTCAG gcttctctccctgggccctTGCCGTTGCCGTATCTCTTGGATGCCGTGCAGAACGGAATCAGGCAGCCAAGCCTCAGGTTCGccttctccctcaccctctgcgctgctcgtgtggcacagcagatcctgaagcCAG aggagCACGTGTACATAAGGGTAAAGAGATTCCTTCTGTCACACCGGTATTTGGACCTGAGGAAGGTAccaggttttctccagcttttctacagttttgattttgag TACAAAACAGCACGAGTGgatcctcagatttcttggggaagggctgcgtga